The following coding sequences lie in one Candidatus Curtissbacteria bacterium genomic window:
- a CDS encoding dTDP-4-dehydrorhamnose 3,5-epimerase family protein, with the protein MKILKTKLEGLLLFNLDPFEDFRGEYVELFNENLYIREIKKNLKGTIYEKDASKLKFVEDDISTGSRGVLKGIHGDRRTWKLISCLYGKFYIVVVNCNKNSKDFGKWEGFTLSDKNRVQILIPPLYGNGHLVLSTYDIYHYKQSSYYDPKNQFTIKWNDPKYNIWWPVKNPIISRRDEEGRIV; encoded by the coding sequence ATGAAGATTTTAAAAACGAAACTTGAGGGACTTTTGCTCTTTAACCTTGACCCCTTTGAAGATTTTCGTGGAGAGTATGTAGAGTTGTTCAACGAGAATTTGTATATTCGTGAAATTAAAAAAAACTTAAAAGGAACTATCTACGAAAAAGATGCTTCAAAGTTGAAGTTTGTGGAGGATGATATTTCGACTGGATCTCGAGGGGTATTGAAAGGGATTCATGGCGATCGTCGTACTTGGAAGTTGATCTCGTGTCTTTATGGAAAATTCTACATTGTAGTTGTTAACTGTAACAAAAACTCAAAAGACTTCGGCAAATGGGAAGGCTTTACACTTTCCGATAAAAATAGGGTTCAAATTTTAATTCCCCCTCTATATGGCAATGGCCATCTAGTTCTTTCAACTTACGACATTTATCACTATAAACAATCTTCTTACTACGACCCAAAAAATCAGTTCACAATAAAATGGAATGATCCTAAATATAATATTTGGTGGCCTGTCAAAAACCCCATTATTTCCAGGAGAGATGAGGAGGGCAGGATTGTTTAA
- a CDS encoding FkbM family methyltransferase — protein sequence MSSFEKINSNPLLVQYLLRKKILKDEPVRLVDVGARGGREYFWEAYKPYIEIIGFDPDRAECLRLNKYSDNKTTYFPYALWETAQKKKFYVTKNLPSSSFLKARSFFLQRFPDEVNLRVKKVIEVQTTTLDTFAKDNEVPYVDFIKLDIEGGELFALKGAVETLSKNVLGVSAEIAFSRTLESQPLFSDLDVFLRNLGFELFDLSPIRLGRKSIFKSPGIQDSGQVISAHVLYFRDAVGEILKAKNSRSKFWNEVRLLKLASFMEIFGLIDCSIEVLQTARRLKLVGDKDTGEFLVKVADNQKKKSETNRTIKDILSSIIPSEARDYIRRAKRELI from the coding sequence ATGAGTTCATTCGAAAAAATTAATTCAAATCCCCTTTTGGTTCAATACTTACTGAGGAAAAAGATCCTGAAAGATGAACCGGTTCGCTTGGTAGACGTTGGGGCAAGGGGCGGACGTGAATATTTTTGGGAGGCTTATAAGCCTTATATAGAGATAATCGGCTTTGACCCTGACAGGGCGGAATGCTTACGTTTAAATAAATACTCCGACAATAAAACTACTTACTTCCCTTACGCTTTATGGGAGACTGCACAAAAGAAGAAATTTTACGTTACAAAAAATTTACCATCCTCCTCATTTCTAAAAGCCAGGTCATTTTTTTTGCAAAGATTCCCGGACGAAGTGAATCTCAGGGTTAAAAAGGTCATCGAAGTGCAAACTACAACTCTTGACACATTTGCAAAAGATAACGAGGTTCCCTATGTAGATTTTATTAAATTGGACATAGAGGGTGGAGAGCTTTTTGCTTTAAAAGGTGCAGTAGAAACGCTTTCAAAAAATGTGCTGGGTGTTTCTGCAGAAATTGCTTTTTCAAGAACCCTCGAGTCGCAACCTTTATTTAGCGATCTTGATGTATTTCTGAGGAACCTAGGATTTGAGCTTTTTGATCTTTCACCGATTAGATTGGGCAGAAAATCAATATTTAAATCACCAGGCATTCAAGATAGTGGGCAAGTAATCTCGGCTCATGTTCTCTATTTCAGAGACGCTGTTGGTGAAATTCTAAAAGCCAAAAACTCGAGAAGCAAATTCTGGAACGAGGTAAGACTTTTAAAGCTTGCGTCGTTCATGGAGATTTTTGGTTTGATTGACTGTTCAATTGAAGTTCTTCAAACCGCCAGACGTTTAAAGCTTGTTGGTGATAAAGACACGGGAGAATTCTTAGTAAAAGTAGCAGATAATCAAAAAAAGAAGTCCGAGACTAACAGGACCATTAAGGATATTTTAAGTAGTATAATTCCGAGCGAAGCGAGAGATTACATCAGGCGAGCGAAGCGAGAGCTGATATAA
- a CDS encoding NAD-dependent epimerase/dehydratase family protein: MLEKKVLNNFRNRRVLVTGGTGLIGRQVVDILVGAGAQVNIVSLDKINVNKHARHIYGDLSSFEFCKKIAKRVDFAFHLAGIKGSIEVTKSKPASFFVPLLMMNTNILEACRVNGVKKVVYTSSIGAYSSASVFKEKNESEEFEGPPMDMYPGWAKRMAELQIKAYKTQYGLDSFAVVRPCNVYGPGDNFDPENAMVIPSLMSRIHNGEDPVVVWGDGSAIRDFAYSRDVAEGVILALHFGTKGGFVNLGSGKGVTIKKLVATMRTVVDFNFRFDSSKPAGFPKRVMDISLAREIIHYNPTTTLNEGLKETWNWYLKNTEEFLKRKNYFKSN, translated from the coding sequence ATGTTAGAAAAAAAAGTATTAAATAATTTTAGGAACAGGAGGGTCTTGGTTACCGGGGGTACGGGACTAATAGGCAGACAAGTTGTCGATATTTTAGTTGGAGCAGGCGCTCAAGTGAATATTGTTTCTCTCGATAAAATTAATGTGAATAAACATGCTCGCCATATTTACGGAGATTTAAGTAGTTTTGAATTTTGTAAAAAAATAGCAAAGAGAGTAGATTTTGCCTTTCACCTTGCCGGGATTAAGGGATCAATCGAAGTAACAAAGTCGAAGCCAGCAAGTTTTTTCGTACCGCTTCTTATGATGAATACTAATATTCTTGAAGCCTGTAGAGTTAATGGTGTTAAGAAGGTTGTGTATACAAGTTCTATTGGGGCGTATTCAAGCGCGTCGGTTTTTAAAGAAAAAAATGAAAGTGAAGAATTCGAGGGTCCCCCTATGGACATGTATCCGGGATGGGCAAAACGAATGGCTGAATTACAAATAAAAGCTTATAAAACTCAGTATGGCCTAGATAGCTTTGCCGTTGTCAGGCCTTGCAATGTTTACGGACCGGGAGATAACTTTGACCCGGAGAACGCAATGGTTATCCCTTCCCTCATGAGCAGGATTCACAATGGAGAAGATCCTGTTGTTGTTTGGGGTGACGGAAGTGCTATACGCGATTTTGCTTATAGTCGAGACGTCGCCGAAGGTGTAATTTTAGCGCTTCACTTTGGTACAAAAGGAGGCTTTGTAAATTTGGGCAGTGGTAAAGGAGTAACAATTAAAAAACTAGTTGCGACCATGCGAACCGTTGTTGATTTTAACTTTCGATTTGATTCTTCTAAACCGGCAGGTTTTCCAAAACGAGTTATGGACATTTCCCTTGCAAGAGAAATAATTCACTACAATCCCACTACGACACTTAATGAGGGGCTTAAGGAAACATGGAACTGGTATTTGAAAAACACGGAAGAGTTTTTGAAGAGAAAAAATTACTTTAAATCTAATTAA
- a CDS encoding class I SAM-dependent methyltransferase — MRKIYRMSGKVGIKRYLSGEEAVNYEGAVDLFKSSPIPDDQIFSNLGLFLNSKDLSRILFMDFLYRQIIDLQGVVMDFGTRWGHNMAIFSALRGIYEPFNRHKLIVGFDTFSGFPRISRKDGRSDLMTAGNISVTKNYEDYLDRVMKFQEGSNPLSHIKKYELRKGDASVETVKYLKERPETIVALAYFDFDIYEPTKNCLQAILPHLVKGSVVAFDELNDHDSPGETLALKEVLGLNNIKLRRLPITSRTSYFVFE; from the coding sequence ATGCGAAAAATTTACAGAATGAGTGGGAAAGTCGGAATTAAAAGATACTTAAGCGGCGAGGAGGCGGTTAACTACGAGGGGGCTGTCGACCTCTTTAAGAGCTCCCCTATTCCGGACGATCAAATTTTTTCAAATCTAGGATTATTTTTAAATTCTAAAGATTTGTCCAGAATTCTTTTTATGGATTTTTTGTACCGTCAGATAATTGACCTGCAGGGAGTGGTTATGGATTTTGGCACTAGGTGGGGACACAATATGGCGATATTTTCAGCACTGCGAGGAATTTACGAACCCTTTAATAGACACAAATTGATTGTTGGTTTTGATACGTTTAGCGGATTTCCAAGAATATCGAGGAAAGATGGACGGTCGGACTTGATGACTGCCGGCAATATTTCTGTTACTAAAAACTATGAAGACTATCTTGACAGGGTAATGAAATTTCAAGAAGGCTCTAATCCTCTTTCACATATTAAAAAATATGAGCTACGAAAAGGAGATGCTTCGGTCGAAACAGTTAAATATCTCAAAGAGCGTCCGGAGACGATAGTCGCGCTCGCCTATTTTGATTTCGACATATATGAACCAACAAAAAACTGTCTGCAGGCAATTTTACCCCACCTTGTAAAAGGAAGCGTAGTGGCGTTTGACGAACTTAATGATCATGATTCCCCGGGAGAAACGCTCGCACTAAAAGAAGTACTGGGCCTTAACAACATTAAATTAAGAAGGCTTCCCATTACATCGAGAACTTCGTATTTTGTATTTGAATAA
- a CDS encoding aldo/keto reductase — MQKSSFLKLPPIGQGTGFDFSKVSQKKFIYLLQKGVSLGMTFIDTAESYGDGLAEKLVGAAIKKNRAHVIVGTKFSPEHSSYGSVIAACNASLERLSTDYIDLYQVHWPNYSVSFEETFRALSDLVGDGKVRYIGVGNFSQTELQRASKLLGKIKLASIQSEYNIFERSVEYNGVFDYCQQNNLQLVAFSPLDQGRIGSMSPLQKELIEGLAIKYGKSGSQIILNWLTKNRYVTGVPMTLNESHLIENSLAASFVMTKSEYDKIDKAFFAKLLSVPVEKIRVSAHGERDSRVYQTIDEALENKLNFNPSPKELADVIKEGGLLKPVRLVRAKGSNKYDFDLISGRIRYWAWVIAYEGKRPIPAHVREYI; from the coding sequence ATGCAAAAGAGTAGTTTTTTAAAACTTCCCCCAATTGGACAAGGAACGGGTTTTGATTTTAGTAAAGTTTCCCAAAAGAAATTTATCTATTTACTCCAGAAAGGGGTTTCACTTGGAATGACTTTTATCGATACGGCAGAGAGCTATGGAGACGGACTTGCCGAAAAGCTTGTTGGAGCCGCAATTAAAAAAAATAGAGCTCACGTAATTGTTGGTACTAAATTTTCTCCAGAACACAGTTCTTATGGCTCTGTAATTGCGGCTTGCAACGCGAGCCTTGAGAGGCTTAGTACAGACTATATTGACTTATATCAGGTTCACTGGCCGAACTATTCTGTATCTTTTGAGGAGACCTTTAGGGCGCTTTCCGATTTAGTTGGTGACGGGAAGGTAAGATATATTGGTGTTGGTAACTTCTCGCAAACTGAGCTTCAAAGAGCAAGCAAGTTACTCGGAAAAATCAAGCTCGCTTCGATCCAATCGGAATATAATATTTTCGAGAGATCCGTCGAATATAACGGGGTCTTCGATTATTGCCAACAAAATAATTTGCAGCTTGTTGCTTTTAGTCCTTTGGACCAGGGACGAATTGGCTCTATGAGCCCTCTTCAGAAAGAATTAATTGAAGGGTTGGCGATTAAATACGGAAAATCCGGGTCCCAAATAATTCTTAATTGGTTAACAAAAAATCGCTACGTCACAGGAGTACCAATGACGCTTAATGAAAGTCACCTTATCGAAAATTCTCTTGCTGCTTCGTTTGTAATGACTAAAAGTGAATACGACAAAATAGATAAAGCATTTTTTGCTAAGCTTCTGAGCGTTCCGGTTGAAAAGATAAGGGTGTCTGCGCATGGTGAACGGGATAGTCGGGTTTACCAAACTATTGATGAAGCCCTCGAGAATAAACTCAACTTTAATCCGAGCCCAAAGGAACTTGCTGATGTCATCAAAGAAGGAGGTTTGTTGAAACCAGTAAGGCTGGTACGTGCCAAAGGTTCGAATAAATATGATTTTGATTTGATTAGTGGAAGGATACGTTATTGGGCCTGGGTAATTGCGTATGAGGGAAAAAGGCCAATACCGGCGCATGTAAGGGAATATATTTAA
- a CDS encoding transketolase, with protein sequence MKKQSLSAKKRGLRSSSSTAGLKADLKDKSRWVRLEVLNAAAKSGKAHLGGTYSCVELLVALYYGKILRYKTNNLNWENRDRFILSKGHACTALYAIFLDLGIISKEMYSSYGENGGLGGQLETWINGVDFNTGSIGHSVGVAAGIALAAKKNGENYRAYTIIGDSEPFEGSIWESVIFASDYKLNNLVVIIDRNRLMVTDVIDDEGLYKNFKEKMMSFGWNIFEINGHDFGEILGTFGKIELSKKPVVVIANTIKGKGVSFMENNLRWHNAALSEEELRAARKEIIEG encoded by the coding sequence ATGAAGAAGCAAAGCCTTTCTGCGAAGAAGCGGGGCTTGCGGTCCTCGTCTTCGACTGCGGGCCTAAAAGCCGATCTTAAAGATAAATCAAGGTGGGTACGACTCGAGGTTTTAAACGCGGCCGCGAAAAGCGGTAAGGCTCATCTTGGAGGAACTTATTCTTGCGTCGAATTACTGGTGGCTTTGTATTACGGAAAAATTTTACGTTATAAAACGAATAATTTGAACTGGGAAAATAGGGATCGGTTTATCTTAAGTAAGGGACATGCCTGTACCGCTCTTTACGCAATCTTTTTAGATTTAGGAATAATTTCAAAAGAGATGTATAGCTCTTACGGCGAAAATGGTGGACTTGGAGGTCAGCTGGAAACATGGATAAACGGGGTGGATTTTAACACGGGTTCAATTGGTCATTCGGTTGGGGTTGCTGCCGGCATTGCTCTCGCTGCTAAAAAAAACGGGGAAAATTACAGAGCATATACTATTATCGGCGATTCTGAGCCTTTCGAGGGTTCTATTTGGGAATCGGTTATTTTCGCAAGTGATTACAAACTCAATAATTTAGTCGTAATTATAGACAGAAACAGATTAATGGTAACTGATGTCATCGATGACGAAGGACTGTATAAAAACTTTAAGGAGAAAATGATGAGCTTTGGGTGGAATATTTTTGAAATTAACGGTCACGATTTTGGTGAGATTCTGGGCACATTTGGCAAGATTGAACTTTCTAAAAAGCCGGTAGTTGTTATCGCTAACACAATAAAGGGTAAGGGTGTTTCGTTTATGGAAAATAATTTAAGGTGGCATAACGCGGCGCTTTCCGAAGAAGAGCTAAGGGCGGCGAGAAAAGAAATTATAGAGGGATGA
- a CDS encoding thiamine pyrophosphate-binding protein translates to MKHSPKKIRVADYVVQFLVKNRMRDIFLLTGYGAMYLNDAIAKEKKINYYCVRNEAASPMMAEAYARLKQSPGVVCLTAGPGATNAIPGLAEAWVDAAPVLVISGQVELRHTTHKVNLKSLRSFGTAEINIIPVVKPMTKYAQIITNPTSIRYHLEKALYLATSGRPGPVWLDIPHDVQSALVDPLSLKGFKVPKNNLNRNLQRDVSRVLTMFGKSKRPLIVAGHGIRQGKAIGSFKKLVDSCGAPVAFSRLGIDILPYSDEHNMGLAGIRGNRFSNQVMKQADFVFVLGSRLAIPFVGPNLDCFDRRAKIAVVDIEGDELKKPGVKIDISLNYDVKDFIEHLYLKLPRKISVERRAWLKSCQELKAKYPAVDKSMKRNPIDLYYFMYKLDQMANKNHVMVTDSGSNYYIGGQVWQFNSGQREITSGTFGAMGLSIPLAIGASVEDKNSQILAVTGDGSLELNIQELKTISYYGLNVKVFVINNGGYVSMRRWQDTFFEGRRIGSDDKTGIAVLNLRRVAEAFDLNYEIIDRWQDISEKLKKIMADDNPIFVEVVCDSKQKLIEPISPNDMQI, encoded by the coding sequence GTGAAGCATTCTCCCAAAAAAATTAGAGTTGCCGATTATGTCGTGCAATTTTTAGTCAAGAACCGGATGAGAGACATTTTTCTCTTGACCGGTTACGGCGCTATGTATTTGAACGATGCGATAGCAAAGGAGAAAAAAATTAATTACTATTGCGTACGAAATGAGGCAGCATCTCCGATGATGGCCGAAGCGTATGCGAGGTTAAAACAGTCCCCAGGCGTGGTTTGCCTAACAGCGGGGCCGGGAGCAACGAACGCAATTCCCGGTCTTGCAGAAGCTTGGGTAGACGCTGCTCCTGTTTTAGTGATTTCAGGACAAGTGGAATTAAGACACACAACTCATAAGGTTAACCTTAAGAGCTTGAGGAGTTTCGGTACGGCAGAAATTAATATTATCCCGGTTGTAAAACCTATGACAAAATACGCACAAATAATCACAAACCCAACTTCAATCAGATATCATTTAGAAAAAGCGCTTTATTTGGCAACAAGTGGAAGACCCGGCCCGGTTTGGCTCGACATTCCCCACGATGTCCAGAGTGCCCTTGTTGACCCCCTCAGCCTTAAGGGTTTTAAGGTGCCCAAGAACAATTTAAACAGGAATCTCCAAAGAGATGTTTCAAGAGTACTGACGATGTTTGGCAAATCAAAGAGGCCTCTAATTGTCGCCGGACACGGAATTAGACAAGGAAAAGCAATTGGATCTTTTAAAAAACTTGTCGACTCCTGCGGTGCGCCTGTTGCTTTTTCCAGGCTGGGTATAGATATTCTTCCTTATAGTGATGAGCACAATATGGGGCTCGCGGGGATTAGGGGAAATCGTTTTTCCAATCAAGTTATGAAACAGGCCGATTTTGTTTTTGTTCTTGGAAGCAGACTCGCAATTCCTTTTGTCGGTCCTAACTTGGATTGCTTTGACAGGCGCGCAAAAATAGCAGTCGTTGACATAGAGGGCGATGAACTGAAAAAACCTGGTGTCAAAATTGATATTTCTTTGAACTACGATGTCAAAGATTTTATCGAGCACCTTTACCTAAAACTTCCAAGGAAAATTTCAGTTGAGAGACGAGCTTGGCTCAAAAGTTGTCAGGAACTGAAAGCTAAATATCCGGCAGTTGACAAGAGTATGAAAAGGAATCCAATTGATCTTTATTACTTCATGTACAAATTGGATCAGATGGCCAATAAAAACCACGTTATGGTGACAGATTCAGGGTCGAATTATTACATAGGCGGTCAGGTGTGGCAATTTAATAGCGGCCAAAGAGAAATAACATCCGGCACTTTTGGGGCCATGGGGCTTAGTATTCCTTTGGCAATCGGCGCGAGTGTCGAAGATAAGAATTCTCAAATTCTTGCGGTGACGGGAGATGGTTCACTTGAGCTCAATATTCAGGAATTGAAGACAATTTCTTATTATGGACTTAATGTAAAGGTCTTTGTAATCAATAATGGCGGCTATGTTTCTATGAGGAGATGGCAGGATACTTTTTTTGAAGGGAGGCGTATCGGCTCGGATGATAAAACGGGGATAGCGGTTTTAAATTTAAGGCGAGTTGCCGAGGCTTTTGACCTGAACTATGAAATCATCGACAGGTGGCAGGATATTAGTGAAAAACTTAAAAAAATCATGGCTGACGACAACCCAATTTTTGTCGAAGTAGTTTGCGACAGTAAGCAAAAGCTTATCGAGCCTATTAGTCCAAATGACATGCAAATATGA
- a CDS encoding alpha-ketoacid dehydrogenase subunit beta, which translates to MKSRRISYRDAIREGLQEEMKRDKNVFIYGIDVADFKGIFGSTIGLKEEFGDRVFSTPLCEDSLVGFGLGAAVSGLKPINVHIRVDFLLLAMNQLANMVSSFHYGSGGKLKVPLVIRAIIGKGWGQAYQHSKSLQSYFAHLPGLKVVMPTTPHDAKGLLISAIRDENPVIVLEHRMLYDVVDKVDDENKLVPLGKANVLRRGGDITIVATSYMNVEAIHAANILKKRGISAEVVDARSIYPFDSETILKSVEKTGHVIVADYDWTFCGFSAEVAAIISEKSFSSLKSPVKRLGFAFAPAPCTRPLENLFYPNAEVIVRSVEEKLGLKSTNLKGEEFFTYENKFRGPF; encoded by the coding sequence ATGAAAAGTAGAAGAATCAGTTATAGAGATGCAATAAGGGAAGGGCTTCAGGAAGAAATGAAGCGCGATAAAAACGTTTTTATTTACGGAATAGATGTTGCTGACTTTAAAGGCATTTTCGGTTCAACGATTGGACTGAAAGAGGAATTCGGCGATAGGGTTTTTAGCACTCCTCTTTGTGAAGATTCCCTTGTGGGTTTTGGGCTAGGCGCAGCAGTGTCAGGACTTAAACCTATAAATGTCCACATAAGGGTTGATTTTTTGCTGCTTGCAATGAACCAGCTTGCAAATATGGTGTCGAGTTTCCATTACGGTTCCGGGGGTAAGCTTAAGGTGCCGCTTGTTATCAGGGCGATTATCGGAAAAGGGTGGGGTCAGGCTTATCAACACAGTAAAAGCCTTCAATCATATTTTGCCCATTTACCGGGACTTAAAGTTGTGATGCCAACTACTCCCCATGACGCGAAAGGGCTTTTGATCTCTGCAATAAGAGACGAAAATCCGGTTATCGTTCTTGAGCATCGCATGCTTTATGACGTTGTGGATAAAGTTGACGATGAAAATAAGCTAGTTCCGCTTGGTAAAGCGAATGTGTTGAGGCGCGGAGGTGACATCACGATTGTTGCTACATCTTATATGAATGTGGAGGCAATCCACGCCGCAAATATTTTGAAGAAGCGAGGAATTAGTGCAGAAGTAGTAGACGCCCGGTCGATTTATCCTTTTGACAGCGAGACGATTCTAAAATCGGTCGAAAAAACAGGACATGTAATTGTTGCTGACTATGACTGGACTTTTTGTGGTTTTAGCGCCGAGGTGGCGGCAATCATTTCTGAAAAAAGTTTTTCAAGTTTAAAATCTCCAGTAAAACGCCTCGGGTTCGCTTTCGCGCCGGCACCGTGCACGAGACCTTTGGAAAATCTTTTTTATCCAAATGCCGAGGTGATAGTACGGTCGGTTGAGGAGAAATTAGGACTTAAATCCACTAACCTGAAAGGCGAAGAGTTTTTCACTTACGAAAATAAGTTTAGGGGACCTTTCTAG
- a CDS encoding thiamine pyrophosphate-dependent dehydrogenase E1 component subunit alpha, with the protein MTRKNLNLKLFEKAYLIRRAEEKIIEVYDSNEMKTPMHMSMGEEAIVSGVASALSGLDLLFGTYRSHGLYLARSGDTFRFFSEMFGRESGVVRGKGGSMHLSDPDRGLVATSAVVASTIPVAVGSAYALKKKGTRGVSAVFFGDGAIDEGSFWESLNMASLFKLPVLFVCEDNGFAVHTPPALRHGYKSISAIVSRFNCSVFSSTSTDAEVVFNLASRAKNAIFAKQTPAFIYLKYYRYLEHVGTHEDFSAGYRSQEEYQKWLKVDPLKILASKLKKLGVGKGELDKICKDIDLAVERSFKKARNSAFPNPAELYKNVFHEK; encoded by the coding sequence ATGACTCGCAAAAATTTAAACCTTAAACTCTTCGAAAAAGCCTATCTTATCAGAAGAGCTGAGGAAAAAATTATAGAAGTCTACGATAGTAATGAAATGAAAACACCCATGCACATGTCTATGGGTGAAGAGGCAATTGTTTCTGGGGTAGCCAGCGCCCTATCCGGCCTTGATCTTCTTTTTGGAACTTATAGAAGTCATGGCCTTTATCTGGCAAGAAGCGGAGATACTTTTAGGTTTTTTTCTGAAATGTTTGGGCGGGAGAGCGGGGTTGTTCGCGGTAAAGGTGGTTCGATGCATCTGTCTGATCCGGATCGGGGTTTGGTTGCAACTTCTGCGGTTGTTGCAAGCACTATTCCTGTTGCGGTTGGGTCAGCTTATGCGCTGAAAAAGAAAGGAACAAGAGGCGTAAGCGCCGTTTTTTTTGGGGATGGGGCAATAGATGAAGGTAGTTTTTGGGAGAGTTTAAATATGGCAAGCCTTTTTAAGCTTCCTGTTCTCTTTGTTTGCGAAGACAATGGTTTTGCCGTTCATACGCCACCCGCGCTTAGACATGGATATAAATCGATTTCGGCTATTGTTTCAAGGTTTAACTGTTCCGTTTTTTCTTCCACTTCGACGGACGCTGAAGTCGTCTTTAATCTTGCAAGCCGTGCTAAAAATGCAATTTTTGCAAAACAGACCCCAGCATTTATTTACCTAAAGTACTATAGATATCTGGAACATGTAGGTACCCACGAAGATTTTAGTGCCGGTTACAGATCACAAGAGGAGTACCAGAAATGGCTTAAAGTCGATCCTTTAAAAATTCTGGCGTCAAAACTCAAAAAGCTGGGGGTCGGCAAGGGGGAACTGGATAAAATTTGCAAGGACATTGATCTTGCGGTCGAAAGATCCTTTAAAAAAGCCAGGAATTCAGCTTTCCCTAATCCTGCGGAACTTTATAAAAACGTATTTCATGAAAAGTAG
- a CDS encoding GDP-mannose 4,6-dehydratase codes for MGQIKKVLITGITGFVGSHMVDYILENQPGVEVVGFVRWRSPKDNIKHVLDRVILEYGDLVDPFSTRGVLLKHKPDVIFHLAAQSYVDFSFIAPIGTLEANVIGTGNLLENVKQLKDEKGYDPIIHVCSSSEVYGQVLKSEIPIVETNPFRPASPYAVSKVAEDMLGFQYWSSWKIRAIRTRMFTHEGPRRGEVFAPSNFAKQVAAIEAGKQKPTVYVGNLKSVRTFMDVRDAVRAYWLLVTRCRAGEVYNIGGVETMTIGQMLNKLIKMSTRDDIKIIVDKKRLRPSDVTLQIPAVGKFSRETGWKAEIPFEKTLLDMLDYWRDYYAR; via the coding sequence ATGGGACAAATCAAAAAAGTATTAATTACGGGTATAACCGGATTTGTGGGAAGTCATATGGTGGATTATATTCTAGAGAACCAGCCGGGAGTTGAAGTTGTCGGATTCGTCAGGTGGAGATCTCCAAAAGATAACATAAAGCACGTTTTGGATCGTGTAATTTTAGAATACGGCGATTTGGTTGATCCCTTTTCCACTCGCGGTGTACTTTTAAAACATAAGCCCGACGTTATTTTTCATCTTGCCGCGCAATCTTATGTAGATTTTAGTTTTATCGCTCCAATTGGGACGCTTGAAGCGAATGTTATTGGAACGGGCAATCTTTTGGAGAATGTTAAACAGCTAAAAGATGAAAAGGGTTATGACCCAATTATTCATGTTTGCAGCTCTTCCGAAGTTTACGGACAGGTTTTGAAAAGCGAAATACCTATTGTCGAAACTAATCCTTTTAGGCCGGCATCGCCTTACGCGGTTTCTAAAGTTGCAGAGGACATGTTGGGTTTTCAGTATTGGTCGTCTTGGAAAATTAGGGCGATAAGAACACGCATGTTTACACACGAGGGTCCAAGAAGGGGTGAAGTTTTTGCGCCCTCGAATTTCGCAAAGCAAGTTGCAGCCATCGAGGCTGGCAAACAAAAGCCAACTGTGTATGTCGGAAATTTAAAAAGCGTCAGAACTTTTATGGACGTGAGGGATGCTGTTCGCGCTTACTGGCTTTTGGTTACCAGGTGTAGAGCAGGCGAAGTTTATAATATTGGCGGAGTTGAAACGATGACTATTGGGCAGATGTTAAATAAGCTAATAAAAATGTCGACGCGAGATGATATAAAAATCATAGTTGACAAAAAAAGGTTGAGGCCTTCTGATGTCACACTTCAAATTCCTGCTGTTGGTAAGTTTAGTCGCGAAACCGGTTGGAAGGCTGAAATTCCCTTTGAAAAAACGCTTCTTGATATGCTCGATTACTGGAGAGATTACTATGCAAGATAA